Part of the Cryptosporangium arvum DSM 44712 genome, GCGGCCAGGCCGGCGAGCCCGCTCGGCTCCACCAGCTCGACCAGGCCCGGACGCGCGGCGACGACGAACTGCGCCTGCGTGATCGCTTCGGCGACCAGCCGCCGGGCCCACAGCCCGAGCCGGTCGGCCAGCACCGGGTCGGCGCTCACCGCGGCCCGCACCTCGGCCACCGCGAACTCGGCGTGCCGGTCGTCGTGCAGCACCTCGAGCACCAGCGAACGGTCGGGCTCGGCGAGGTGCGCCGCCACTTCGCGGTAGAAATCGTCCGCGATGCCGTCCCCGACGTGCGCCTTGACCAGCCCTTCCAGCCAGTCCCGGGGCCGGGTCGACTCATGGTAGGCGTCCAGCGACGGGGTGAACGGCGTCATCGCATCGACCGCGTCGACGCCGAGCTCACCCAGCCGGTCGGCCAGCCGCCGGTAATGCACCAGTTCGGCCGCGGCCATCTCGCTGAGGGCGGCGCGTCGCCGCAGGTCGGGCGCGAGCCGCGCGTCGGCGCCGAGGTTGTCGAACGCGACGAGCGCGCCGTAGCACAGAACACCCAGGAGGTCGGCTACCGCGTCAGTGCCTGAAACGCTCAGCGGAACTCCTCGAACTGACTGTTCTACGGTCGACGTGCACACCGTAGAGCCTGCGAAGCGTGGGGTTCGCATGGCGGTGTTCGTCACAGATCGCCGATCACGTGGCCACGCCACCGCAGGTGCGAAAACCGTCGCGGTAGGCTATGAGTGAGGTGACACCCGTCACCGCACTGACTCGCGCCGTAGTCATCTTCCCCGCGCGGGCGCCAGGTCCCTCGGACCCACAGACGGTAGTACCAGCACCAACAGCAGTTGAACATCGAGCGCGGACCCCACTCCAGGGCGACCGTCCCGTTGAGCCCGCCCGCCGCACCGCGGCAGGCGCGAGCGCCGGACGTGCCCCTGTTGCTACCGGATCCACCAGGGCGTCTGCGCACTCGGAGAGAGGCGAAGACCCCTGAACACGAACGACACGACAGAAGCTGACCCGGTCCTGTTGGAGCACGCCACCACCGGCGCTCCCGAGATCGAGCAGATCGAAGAACTCACCGCGACGAAGCCGGTCAGCGAGCAGAACCCGCTCTTCGCCGAGCTGGGCGTCCGCTCGGAGACCGTCGAGGCGCTGGCCTCGGTGGGCATCACCCGGGCGTTCGCGATCCAGGAGCTGACGCTCCCGATCGCGCTGGCGGGCAGCGACCTGATCGGTCAGGCCCGCACCGGCACCGGCAAGACACTCGGCTTCGGTGTCCCACTGCTCCAGCGTATCGAAGCGCCGGGCGAGGGTGCCCGCGCCTCGAGCGGCGCGCCGCAGGCCCTGGTCGTCGTCCCCACCCGGGAGCTGTGCGTCCAGGTGACGCGCGACCTGTCCGCGGCCGGCAAGACACGTAAGGTCCGGGTCCTCTCGGTCTACGGCGGTCGGGCCTACGAGCCCCAGGTCGCCGCGCTGAAGAACGGCGTCGAGGTCGTCATCGGCACCCCGGGCCGCCTGCTCGACCTGGTCGAGCAGGGCCACCTGCAGCTGGGTGCGGTGTCGATCCTGGTGCTCGACGAAGCCGACGAGATGCTCGACCTGGGCTTCCTGCCCGACATCGAGCGCATCCTCGCCACGATCCCGTCCGAGCGGCAGACGATGCTGTTCAGCGCGACGATGCCGGGCCCGATCGTCGCCCTGGCCCGCCACTTCATGCGCCAGCCGGTGCACATCCGCGCCGAGGAGCCCGACGCCGGCCGCACGGTGCCCACCACCGCGCAGCACGTCTACCGGGCACACGCGCTCGACAAGTCCGAGATGCTCTCGCGCATCCTGCAGGCGCGTGACCGTGGCCTGACGATGGTGTTCTGCCGCACCAAGCGCACCGCCCAGAAAGTCGCCGACGAGCTCATCGACCGCGGGTTCGCGGCCGCCGCCGTCCACGGCGACCTCGGGCAGGGCGCCCGCGAGCAGGCGCTGCGCGCGTTCCGCTCCGGCAAGGTCGACGTGCTCGTCGCCACCGACGTCGCCGCGCGCGGCATCGACGTCACCGGCGTCACGCACGTCATCAACTACCAGTGCCCCGAGGACGAGAAGACCTACCTGCACCGGATCGGCCGCACCGGTCGCGCCGGCGCCGACGGGGTCGCGGTGACGTTCGTCGACTGGGACGAGCTCACCCGCTGGACGATGATCAACACCGCGCTCGACCTGCCGTTCGCCGATCCGCCGGAGACGTACTCGACCTCGGACCACCTGCTGGCCGAGCTCGACATCCCGACCGCGACCACCGGCGTGCTGCCCCGCGCGGAGCGCACCCGGGCCGGCCTGGACGCCGAAGAGGTCGAGGACCTGGGCGAGACCGGTGGCAAGAAGGCCCGCCGCACCCGGGTCCGCGGCCGCAAGGGTGGCGACGACGTCGACCCCCGTGGCCCCGTGGACGAGGCCGCGGAGGTCGAGCTGCCGGCCAGGCAGCGCACCAAGCCCCGCCGCCGGATGCGCGGTGGCCAGGTGCTGAGCACCAGCCCGGTGCCGGAGGACACGGCGGTCGAAACCGCGGAGGAGACGCCGAACGCCACCGTGTCGACGCTCGCGCCCCCGACGCTCGCGCCGCCCGCGTTCGCTCCCCCGGCGTTCCTCCCGGCCTCCGAGGACGGCGAGGTCGTTCCTCCGGCCGAGGCCGAGGGCGAGGACGGCGCGGCTCCGCGTCGGCGTCGTCGTCGGCGCAGCACCGGGGCGAGCCGGGCCCGCCGGGCCACCGGCACCGAGGCCGACGCACCGGCCGACGCCGCCAGCGGCGAGTGACCGTGCCGCCGTCCGTGAACGGTCTGAACGGCTGGGCTTCTCCGGACGGTTCGGCGGGCGACGTCTTCTGGCGTCGCCCGGCCGACTCGACGTCGTCGGACCGGCCCGAGGGTCGGGCTCCGGCGGCGCCGCCGCAGTACGGCGGTCCTCCGCGCATGCAGCGCCCGGCCGAGGCGGTCGGGTGGGGCCCGGTGATCGTCGCCGGCCCCACGGCGCGCTCGCTGCCGGAGCAGGACCACGAGGCCCTCGACCGGGACGACGCGCAGGCGCGCGCCGTCACGGTGGGCGTCGGCGTCCTGACGCTCGTGGTGCTCTTCCTGCTGCTGCTGATGATGGTGATCCGGGCGGGCACCGCCGCCGGCGGCATCTAGCCGACGCTCTCCCACACCATGCGCGCGCCGGTGTCGCCGGCCTGGGCGACCGACACGGCGGCGCCGACCGCGGTGGCCAGCAGCGCGACCATCAGCACCACCGAGACGACGGTCAGCACGGTCGAGCCGCTGCTGTTGGCGGGCGGCGGCTCACCGACCATGCCCCACTGGTCGCGCTCGTAGCCACGCATCGGCTCACGCCGGTTGGCGCGGGTGCGCTCGACGATCAGCAGCACGACGGCCACGACGGCGAGCAGCACGGCCATGTTGCGGGTGTCCAGCCCGAAGCCGCCGTGCTCGTTTATCGCCTCCGACCCGCCCAGGAACTTGGCCAGGCGGTCGCCGGTCTCGGCCGCGACGATCGAGGCGCCGGCGCCGGACAGCGAGCTGAGCGCCAGCACCCATCCGATCTTGGGCCGGAGCCGCGGCACCAGGACGTACGCGAACGCGGACAGCACCGCGATCGGCACCAGCACGACCGCGGCATGGACCACCAACGGGTGGGCCGGCAGGCCGAACACTTTCTCGAACACGGGAACCTCCGCCGACAGGGTTACAGCCGTACCCTAAGGAAACGCTCGGCTAGTCACACGTGGAACTTGCGCAACAGGTTCGCGGGCACACTGGAAGCGTGACCCAGCTCGCCCCTCACCGCGCCGAACCGGTCGTCTTCCCGGCCTGTGCCGAATTCGACGGCAACCGGAGCGACGTCGTCGGCCGGGACGCCGCGCCCGCCGGGCGCCGCCGCGGCACCGCGCTCTTCGTTCCCGGGTACACGGGCAGCAAGGAGGACTTCGCGCCGCTGTTCGACCCGCTGACCGAGGCCGGGTACCGCGTGGTGGCGATCGACCAGCCCGGCCAGTTCGAGTCGCCCGGCCCCGGCTCGGTCCCCGGCTACACCGTGGAGTGGCTCGGCGACGTCGTCCGCGCGGTGGCCGCCGCGCTCGGGGACGACCGCCCGCACCTGGTCGGGCACTCGTTCGGCGGGCTGGTCGCGCGCGCGGCCGTGCTGGCGGCCCCGGCGGAGTTCCGTTCGCTGACGCTGCTGGGCTCCGGCCCGGGCGCGATCGCCGGTGCGCGACGTGACCGCATGGAGAGGCTCGCCTCGCTGCTCCCGCTCGGCATGGACGCGGTGTTCGACGCGATGGACCGCGCGGCCCGCCTCGACCCGGGCTGGCGGGAGCTCGACCCGGAGCTGCAGTCGTTCCTGAAGCAGCGGTTCGTCGCCTCGTCGGCCGCGGGCCTGCAGGGAATGGGCGACGCGCTGCGCACGGAGCCCGACCGCACCGCCGAGCTCCGGGAGACCGGCGTCCCGGTGCTGGTCTGTCACGGCCGGGACGACGACGCCTGGCTGCCACCCGTGCAGGCCGACATGGCCGAGCGGCTCGGCGCCCGCTACGAGGTCGTCCCGGACGCCGCGCACTCGCCCGCGATCGAGAACCCGGCGGCGACCGCGGCGGCGCTCACGGCGTTCTGGGTGCACACTGAAACTCGATGATCCGACTATTGGAGGCCCCATGGTGATCTCCGACCTCGGCCTCTACGGGCCCGAGAGCGTCACCTGGCGCATCCACGCCGACCCGTCGTTCGCGGTCGGCGGCCTGCGGGCGCTGCTGCTGCAGGCGCTGCACCCGGTGGCGATGGCCGGTGTCTCGGCGAACTCCGGGTACCGCGACGACCCGTGGGGACGTCTGCAGCGCACCACCGAGTACGTCGCGGTCACCACGTTCGGCACCGCGGCCGAGGCCGAGGAGGCCGCGAGCAAGGTCCGCCGGGTGCACCGGCGGCTCACCGCGGTCGACCCCGACTCCGGCGAGGTCTACCGGGTGGACGACCCGTCGCTTCTGCTCTGGGTGCACTGCTGCGAGGTCGACTCGTTCCTCCACGCGGCCCGGCGCGGCGGCCTGCGCCTCTCCGACGCGGAGGCCGACCGGTACGTCGCCGAGCAGGTGCGTCAGGCCCGCCTGATCGGCCTCACCGACGAGGTCCCGCGCACCACTGCGGAACTGGCCGCGTACTTCGCGGAGGTCCGGCCGCTGCTGCGGGCCACCGGGCCGGCCTACGAGGGCCTGCGGCTGGTGAGCGTGCCCCCGATGCGCTGGTGGGTGCGGTGGGCGACGCCGGCCGCCCCGAGTTGGGGAGCGCTCGTCGCGATGAGTTTCGGGCTGCTGCCCGGCTGGGCCAAGCAGCTCTACACGCACCTACCGGTGCTGCCGGGCTCCGAGCTGACCGCGACCGCGAGCCTCCGGGCGCTGCGGACCGCCGTGCTGGCGCTCCCGGCGACCGTCCGGGAGGGCCCCCACCTCAAGGCCGCACGCGCCCGCGTGGCCGGCATCCCGGTGCGCCGGCTGGACTCACTCCCCGCTTGAGGGCAGCGCCGCCCACGGCTCCTTCGCGGGCGCGGCCGCCTGCCCTTCCGGGCAGTGGCGCCGGAAGTCGCACCACGAGCAGCGCGGCCCCGGCGCGGGCGGGAACGCCTCATCGGCCGACGCGCCGCCCTCTTTGAAGCGCGTCTCGGCCTCGACCGCATCCGCAGCAGTGGCTTCCGCCCGCCTCAGATGCCGCTCCAGCCGCTCCGGGGTGTGAACGTGGGTGTAGACCTCACCCGCGCTCAGATGATGCAGCTCGACGCGCTGACACGGCCGCCGGAGCGTACGGGCGGCGGCCAGCGCGTAGAGCGCCAGCGCCTGGGAGCCCGCGGCATCCGATTCGGACAGCGCGGAGCGCCCGGTCTTGTAGTCGACGACGACCGGCTCACCGTCGCGGTCGTCGAGCCGGTCGATGCGGCCGGAGACCGCGAGCCGCTCGGTGCGCATCGCCACCGTGCGCTCCAGCCCGAACGGCTCGGCGCCGGGATCGACCTTCTCCAGGTAGCGCTCGAGCCAGCCGAGCGCGAGTTCCTTCGCACCCGCCTGCTGGTCGGCGTCGCGGTACCCGTCGGAGATCCACGCCTCGCGCAGCAGTTTGCGGCTCGCCTCCGGCGTGCGCTGCGGCCGGGGCAGCAACCACCACGAGCGCAGGACGTTGTGCACGGTCGCGCCCAGCGCGTTGTGCGCCCAGGGCGCACCCCGGGGTGGCGTCGGCCGGTCGACATAGGTCATGCGGTACCGGCGTGGGCACTCCGCGAACGAGGCCAGTTTGGACGGAGTGCAGGAGAAGAGCCGGGTCGGCATCCCGGCGAGCCCGAGTTGTTCCATCCCAGCGATCTTCGCACGGAGGTACGACAACCTCAGCCCGTGACCGGAACCGCGCCCGTGGCCTTGGCGACCAGTTCCTCGTACACCTCGGGACGCGTGGTGTTCTCCCCCAGCCGAACGGTCTTGTTCGTGCCGTGGAAGTCGCTCGACCCGGTCGTGAGCAAGCCCAGGTCGGCGGCGATACCGGCCAGCGAGGCCCGCTCGGCCGGCTCGTGGTCGGGGTGGTCGACCTCGACGCCGTTCAACCCGGCCGCCGCGAGCTCGGCGTAGACCGAGTCGTCGATCACCCGGCCGCGCTTGGACGCCTTGGGGTGGGCCAGCACCGTGACCCCGCCCGCGCCGCGTACCAGGCGCAACGCTTCGAGCACCTCGATGTCGCGCTTGGGCACCCGGTATCGCGCGCCCAGCCACTCCGACGCGAACGCCTCCGGGACGTCACGCACGACCCCGGCCGCGACGAGCGCCTGCGCGATGTGCGGACGGCCGACCGGCGCCCCGTCGGCGATGGCCAGCACGCCCTCCCAGGTGATCGGCGCGCCGTCGGCCACCAGCATGCCGACCATCTCCTCGGCCCGGGTGAGCCGGGAGGCCCGCAGCATCGCCCGCTCGGCCGCGAAGGCCGGCTCGGTGGCGTCGAACAGGTACGCGAGCAGGTGCAGGCTGATCGGCCAGCCGCGCTCGGGGTTCCACAGGCAGGAGAGCTCCGCACCGGTCACCAACGTCAGCCCGGGCGGCAGCGCGTCGAGGGCGGGCCGCCACCCGGCCGTCGTGTCGTGGTCGGTCAACCCGATGACGTCCAGGCCGGCGGCTACCGCGTCGACCACCAGCTGCTCGGGCCGAACCGTGCCGTCACTGGCCGTCGAGTGCGTGTGTAGGTCGATCCGCTCCACGCCTCACCGTAGCCACGTGAGGTTCGGCGACGTCAGTCGGCCTCTTCGCCGACCGCCAGCATCTCCTCCGGGTCGTACATGACCTGGCAGAACAGCAGGTAGAGCTCGTTCGGGTACGGCAGCGGCGCGATCTCGCGCAGCGCCTGGTCCTGACCGGCCGACTCGAGCACGAACGTGCCGTAGTTGAGCACCCGGCCGAGCGGGCTCTGCTGGTAGGCCATGTCGGTGACCCGGGCCAGCGGCATCATCGCGACCCGGCGGGTGACGATGCCCTCGATGAGCATCACCCGCTTGTCGGTGAGCACGAACTTGTCGAAGAACCAGTCGCCGATCCGGAACCCGGCGACGAGCAGCAGCACCAGCCAGAGCACCGCCGCGGCACCCACCACGTAGGGCACGCTGCCCATCGCGCCGACGACGTAGCCGAGCAGGAGCGTTCCGCCGGCGAGCGCCAGCAGCCACTGGCTGACCGCGATCCAGTGCCGACGCCATTCGCCGCAGTAGCGCTCGCTGTCGAACAGGTACTGAGCCACGTGCCGCGAGGGCTCGAGGATCGGGCGGAACGGCTTCGGCGGCGGTGGGGGCGCGGGCGCGG contains:
- a CDS encoding ferritin-like fold-containing protein, with amino-acid sequence MCTSTVEQSVRGVPLSVSGTDAVADLLGVLCYGALVAFDNLGADARLAPDLRRRAALSEMAAAELVHYRRLADRLGELGVDAVDAMTPFTPSLDAYHESTRPRDWLEGLVKAHVGDGIADDFYREVAAHLAEPDRSLVLEVLHDDRHAEFAVAEVRAAVSADPVLADRLGLWARRLVAEAITQAQFVVAARPGLVELVEPSGLAGLAALIDRLTTAHAARLSALGLRS
- a CDS encoding DEAD/DEAH box helicase, whose product is MEHATTGAPEIEQIEELTATKPVSEQNPLFAELGVRSETVEALASVGITRAFAIQELTLPIALAGSDLIGQARTGTGKTLGFGVPLLQRIEAPGEGARASSGAPQALVVVPTRELCVQVTRDLSAAGKTRKVRVLSVYGGRAYEPQVAALKNGVEVVIGTPGRLLDLVEQGHLQLGAVSILVLDEADEMLDLGFLPDIERILATIPSERQTMLFSATMPGPIVALARHFMRQPVHIRAEEPDAGRTVPTTAQHVYRAHALDKSEMLSRILQARDRGLTMVFCRTKRTAQKVADELIDRGFAAAAVHGDLGQGAREQALRAFRSGKVDVLVATDVAARGIDVTGVTHVINYQCPEDEKTYLHRIGRTGRAGADGVAVTFVDWDELTRWTMINTALDLPFADPPETYSTSDHLLAELDIPTATTGVLPRAERTRAGLDAEEVEDLGETGGKKARRTRVRGRKGGDDVDPRGPVDEAAEVELPARQRTKPRRRMRGGQVLSTSPVPEDTAVETAEETPNATVSTLAPPTLAPPAFAPPAFLPASEDGEVVPPAEAEGEDGAAPRRRRRRRSTGASRARRATGTEADAPADAASGE
- a CDS encoding PH domain-containing protein yields the protein MAQYLFDSERYCGEWRRHWIAVSQWLLALAGGTLLLGYVVGAMGSVPYVVGAAAVLWLVLLLVAGFRIGDWFFDKFVLTDKRVMLIEGIVTRRVAMMPLARVTDMAYQQSPLGRVLNYGTFVLESAGQDQALREIAPLPYPNELYLLFCQVMYDPEEMLAVGEEAD
- a CDS encoding alpha/beta fold hydrolase codes for the protein MTQLAPHRAEPVVFPACAEFDGNRSDVVGRDAAPAGRRRGTALFVPGYTGSKEDFAPLFDPLTEAGYRVVAIDQPGQFESPGPGSVPGYTVEWLGDVVRAVAAALGDDRPHLVGHSFGGLVARAAVLAAPAEFRSLTLLGSGPGAIAGARRDRMERLASLLPLGMDAVFDAMDRAARLDPGWRELDPELQSFLKQRFVASSAAGLQGMGDALRTEPDRTAELRETGVPVLVCHGRDDDAWLPPVQADMAERLGARYEVVPDAAHSPAIENPAATAAALTAFWVHTETR
- a CDS encoding PHP domain-containing protein, whose translation is MERIDLHTHSTASDGTVRPEQLVVDAVAAGLDVIGLTDHDTTAGWRPALDALPPGLTLVTGAELSCLWNPERGWPISLHLLAYLFDATEPAFAAERAMLRASRLTRAEEMVGMLVADGAPITWEGVLAIADGAPVGRPHIAQALVAAGVVRDVPEAFASEWLGARYRVPKRDIEVLEALRLVRGAGGVTVLAHPKASKRGRVIDDSVYAELAAAGLNGVEVDHPDHEPAERASLAGIAADLGLLTTGSSDFHGTNKTVRLGENTTRPEVYEELVAKATGAVPVTG
- a CDS encoding DUF2231 domain-containing protein: MFEKVFGLPAHPLVVHAAVVLVPIAVLSAFAYVLVPRLRPKIGWVLALSSLSGAGASIVAAETGDRLAKFLGGSEAINEHGGFGLDTRNMAVLLAVVAVVLLIVERTRANRREPMRGYERDQWGMVGEPPPANSSGSTVLTVVSVVLMVALLATAVGAAVSVAQAGDTGARMVWESVG
- a CDS encoding RecB family exonuclease, whose protein sequence is MEQLGLAGMPTRLFSCTPSKLASFAECPRRYRMTYVDRPTPPRGAPWAHNALGATVHNVLRSWWLLPRPQRTPEASRKLLREAWISDGYRDADQQAGAKELALGWLERYLEKVDPGAEPFGLERTVAMRTERLAVSGRIDRLDDRDGEPVVVDYKTGRSALSESDAAGSQALALYALAAARTLRRPCQRVELHHLSAGEVYTHVHTPERLERHLRRAEATAADAVEAETRFKEGGASADEAFPPAPGPRCSWCDFRRHCPEGQAAAPAKEPWAALPSSGE
- a CDS encoding oxygenase MpaB family protein: MVISDLGLYGPESVTWRIHADPSFAVGGLRALLLQALHPVAMAGVSANSGYRDDPWGRLQRTTEYVAVTTFGTAAEAEEAASKVRRVHRRLTAVDPDSGEVYRVDDPSLLLWVHCCEVDSFLHAARRGGLRLSDAEADRYVAEQVRQARLIGLTDEVPRTTAELAAYFAEVRPLLRATGPAYEGLRLVSVPPMRWWVRWATPAAPSWGALVAMSFGLLPGWAKQLYTHLPVLPGSELTATASLRALRTAVLALPATVREGPHLKAARARVAGIPVRRLDSLPA